Genomic window (Aurantimicrobium sp. INA4):
CGTATCAAGCAACGAAACTCGTATTCACGAAACAACTAGGGTTTTCCCCCTGTGGATAACCCTGTGAATATGTGGGGAAATCGCCGGACGGGCCTGTGTATGAAAAATTTATTCTTGTGAATAAGAAAGTTCTTTACCTCTTCTAGATAAGACTCCTTGTGGGAAATACTCACACACCAAACACAACTTACGCTGATGTAGTTTCTAGTAGATATATGGAATTTGTTGAGTTATACACAATATCCACAGGCGTTAAGAAGATTAAAGAGTTATTTAAATGTTCATTGAGGTTCAATAACCTTTATGGGCCGGGCTTATTTCACCTACAAAAACCGCGATAGCATGAAAGACCCGGGTTTGGATTGAAGGAAAGGCGCCTCACGGTGAAGTTTCAAGTAAACAGAGATGTGCTCAGTGAAGCAGTTTCTTTTGCCGTCAAAATGCTCCCAGCGCGCACAACTTTGCCGATTCTCTCGGGAGTGCTTATTGAAGCGACCTCTGAGGGTCTCGTTTTCTCTTCTTTCGATTACGAAGTTTCAACCCAAACCAAAGTAGCTGCAACAGTTGAAACACCAGGACGCGTTTTGGTTTCAGGGCGTTTGTTAGCAGAAATTGCTAACCGTCTACCCAATGCTCCAGTTACTTTTGAAAGCGTTGAGTCGCGTATTCAAGTGAGCTGCGGATCAGCAAACTTCACTCTTCTTTCTATGCCTGTAGAGGAATACCCCACCATTCCCCAGGTTGAGGGAGAAACAGGTGTCCTTCCGGCGGAAGAATTCTCTTCTGCTGTCGCACAGGTTGCTGTAGCTGCATCACGTGATGATGTCACTCCAGTGATTACCGGTGTACAGCTAGAAATCACCGGAAATTCCTTGAGTTTGGTTGCTACAGACCGTTACCGCGTCGCAATCCGGGACATTCCTTGGGAATCCACGGGAACAGTTTCTGAACTTACTGCTCTAGTCCCTGCTCGTACCATGCAAGAAATCGGTAAAACCTTTGGTCACAGCGGAAATATTTCCATTTCAATCACCAACAAAGATGATCGTGAATTGATTGCTTTCACAGCCGATAACAAGACTGTTACCTCGCTGCTGATTAAAGGAAACTTCCCGCCCGTGAAACGTTTGTTCCCCGAAAAGGTTGAAAACTACGCAGTAGTAAACACTGCAGATCTCATTGAAGCAACCCGCCGCGTCAAATTGGTTGTTGAGCGTGAAGCTGCGTTGCGATTTACTTTTGCAAACAACTCATTGACACTAGAAGCCATTGGTGGAGAACAAGCTCAGGCTTCTGAAACTATCGATGCTGTTATTTCAGGGCCAGAAGTTGTTGTTTCACTTAAGCCAGACTTCCTCCTTGATGGATTGGGTGCTGTTCACTCAGAATTTACGCGCATTGGCTTCACCTCTGTTGAGAACCCTGCAAAGCCTGGTCCTGTGTTGATTACAAGCCAAACTTCTAAAGACACTCCTTCCGAAGACGCATACCGCTACTTACTGCAGCCAAACCTGCTTCTTCGCTAAGGCTCAAGGATCCTGAGCGATGCACGTAAGCTCACTCAGTCTTCGAGACTTTAGAAATTACGCCACTGCAGATATTGAACCATCGGTTGGTTCTGTTGTCCTTGTCGGATCTAACGGCCAAGGCAAAACAAATATCGTCGAAGCGATCAATTTTTTAGCAACCCTGGGTTCTCACCGAACAAGTATCGATTCTGCGCTGATTCGCCAAGGATCAGATGCCGCCATCGTGCGAGTAAACCTCGCACACGATGGCCGCACGATCCTTCTCGAAGCTCAATTGAATCGAAATGGCGCAAATAAAGCCCAGGTGAACAGGGCAAATGCTAAATTGCGTGATTTTCCGCGATACATTTCCACGGTCATTTTTGCTCCGGAAGATTTGATGTTAATTCGTGGCGAACCATCCGGGCGCCGCAAGTTCATGGATGACTTGATTATTCAGCGAACGCCGCGATCAGCTGGTGTTGTTTCCGACTACGACCGAGTACTCAAACAGCGCAATACCTTACTGAAAACAGCCAAGGTCAAAGATGTTGAGGCTGGAAACTTAGGAACTCTCGATATTTGGGATGAACGACTGGTTTCTCTAGGAACTGAAATCATGAGCGAGCGTCGCCGGCTACTTGCTGATCTTTCATCACCACTGACCGAGGCTTATCACGCTATTGCCGGCGCAGAGCATGAGGTTTCACTGGAAATTAAGCCCTCCATTACAGGAGCAGACAGCGCAGAAGAGTATTTCGCTGCGTTTACCAAGAGTCTGGAAACCGGCCGCATTCAAGAAATTGAACGTGGAATAACCCTGGTTGGTCCACACCGTGATGATGTGGAATTCACCCTCAACGGATTACCGGCAAAAGGCTATGCCAGTCATGGAGAAACCTGGTCTTATGCACTCTCCTTGAAACTAGCCGCAGCGCGGCTGCTTCGCAGTGAATCAGTATTGGGCGACCCCATCTTGATCTTGGATGATGTCTTTGCCGAGCTTGATTCAGCACGACGCCAACGTCTAGCCGAAGCAGTTGCCGATTTTGAACAAACATTTATCACCGCTGCCGTCGCAGAAGACGTACCAGAAGCTTTGATGACACAGGTGTTTCACGTGCAACGGGGAACAATTCAAGCCCACACAGGTGATCTCGCATAATGAGCTCTGAAGCCAACGGGCCTGGCGCCGCTGACGCGGCGGGGCCCGAAGAGACAGAATCCATGGCGCTGTATGCCCGGCTGAAGTCCCAAGCAACCGGCACTCCCCGGGCACAGCTTTCCCGGGATGCCAAGGCTAGACGTCGAAATGCGCAAGAGCATGCCAGCGAAATGCCCTTTTCTCCCGGGCGAGACCCCAAAGGACTCGATGACGTCCTGGCAAACCTCACACAAGAACTGGGATGGAAGGCGCCATTAGCCCAATCTGATGTGCTGACAGATTGGCCAGAGATCGTTGGCCCGGATATCGCTGCTCGCACTAAAGTTTTGGGAATTACGGACTCCACACTGTCTGTTTTATGCGAGTCAACAGCCTGGGCTACACAACTGAGATTAATGAGTTCTGAAGTGCTCACGAAGGTAATTAATTCCCACCCCGAATCAGGCATCACCGCTATCCGCTTTCAAGGACCCAACGCCCCAAGCTGGAAACGTGGCCCCAAATCAATTCCAGGGCGTGGTCCTCGCGATACTTACGGCTAAGAATAGGTTTCTGGTCAAGCGCTAAATAAAAACGCGCCAGAGCCCGTTTCTCCCGTTTTTCTCAGCTCGAAAAAGATAGAATTAGAGCTGTCACGAAACGTGCAAAAGGGAGTTACGCAACGAATGTCTGAAGAATCTGAAAAGCCAGCACCAGATGGCGAATATGGCGCCAGTAACATTCAGGTTCTTGAAGGACTCGAAGCAGTTCGTAAACGTCCCGGTATGTACATCGGTTCAACCGGACCCCGAGGCTTACATCACCTGGTCTATGAGATCGTAGACAACTCTGTCGACGAGGCGCTCGCAGGATACTGCGATGACATCAAAGTCTTCATGCGCAAAGACGGCAGCATCCGCGTTATTGACAACGGTCGTGGAATTCCGGTGGATACCCACCCCACCGAAGGTAAGTCCACGGTAGAAGTTGTTCTGACAGTTCTGCACGCCGGTGGAAAGTTCGGCGGCGGCGGATACGCCGTATCCGGTGGTCTCCACGGTGTGGGTAGTTCCGTTGTTAACGCGCTGTCATCTCACCTCGAAGTTGAAGTCAAACGTCAAGGCTTCTCCTACACCCAGAGCTACAACATAGGTGTTCCCGAGGCACCCCTCGCCAAGCAGGGACCAACCGATGAGACCGGAACCACCATCACCTTCTGGCCAAGCGCCGACATATTTGAAACCGTCGAGTTTGATTACGAAACCCTGCGTGCTCGATTCCAGCAGATGGCCTTCCTCAACAAGGGCCTGCGGATCACGCTGATTGATGAAAATCAAGAAGATGGTGAAGGCAACCCACTGACCGTTTCCTACATGTTTGAAAACGGGTTGATGGATTACGTCCAGTACTTGAACACCATCAAGAAGAATGACATCGTTCACGACGAGATCATTTACTTCGAATCCGAAGATGCCGAGAAGAAGATTTCTTGTGAAATCGCCATGCAGTGGACCACTGCTTACAGCGAGAGTGTTCACACCTACGCCAACACCATCAACACACACGAGGGTGGAACACACGAAGAAGGTTTCCGTGCAGCAATGACCACACTGGTCAACAAATATGCACGTGAAAAAGGCATCCTCAAAGAAAAGGATGAAAACCTTTCGGGTGACGATGTCCGTGAAGGATTGACGGCCGTTGTCTCGATCAAGCTCGGAGAACCACAGTTCGAAGGTCAGACAAAGACCAAGCTCGGTAACACCGAAGCGAAAGCATTTGTCCAGCGCATCACCGGTGACTTCCTCGGTGACTGGTTCGAACGCAACCCCAATCAGGCCAAAGAAATTATCCGCAAGGCACTGCAAGCAGCAACAGCACGTATGGCTGCACGCAAAGCCCGCGAAACAGCCAGGCGTAAGGGCTTGCTTGAGGGCGGCGGTATGCCCGGCAAGCTCAAGGACTGCGCGAGCAAAGACCCTTCGATTTCAGAAATCTTCATGGTGGAGGGTGACTCCGCAGGTGGTTCAGCCGTTCAAGGCCGCAACCCTGAAACTCAAGCCATCCTTCCTTTGCGAGGCAAGATCCTCAACGTTGAAAAGGCTCGTCTCGACAAGGCATTGGCGAACAACGAAGTCCAAGCCATGATCACGGCTTTTGGTGCAGGTATCGGTGAAGACTTCAACCCAGAAAAAGCCAGGTATCACAAGATCGTGCTCATGGCTGATGCCGACGTTGACGGTCAGCACATCACTACTTTGCTGCTAACTCTTCTCTTCCGTTACATGAAGCCACTGATTGAGCTCGGATATGTCTACCTTGCACAACCACCGCTGTATCGATTGAAGTGGTCGAACGCTGATCACGAGTATGTGTACTCGGATGAACAGAGAGACCGCCAACTTGAAGCTGGCCTTGCTGCCGGCAAGAAGATTCCCAAGGACAACGGAATCCAGCGCTACAAGGGTCTGGGTGAGATGGACTATCGCGAGTTGTGGGACACCACCATGAACCCCGAAACCCGCACGCTGCTTCAGGTCACTCTGGATGATGCGGTAGCTGCCGACGAAATTTTTTCAACCCTGATGGGTGAAGACGTGGAATCACGTCGAAACTTCATCCAGAAGAATGCAAAGGATGTGCGTTTCCTTGACATCTAACGACAACCTCGTCACCACTGACGAAAACGGAGAAAACCGCATCCAGCAGGTAGACCTGCAGCTGGAAATGCAGCGTTCGTACCTCGATTACGCCATGAGTGTGATCGTGGGCCGCGCACTTCCCGACGTTCGTGACGGGCTCAAGCCTGTTCACCGCCGTGTGATTTATGCGATGTACGACGGCGGCTACCGTCCCGACAAGGCATTCTCCAAGTGTGCCCGTGTTGTTGGTGACGTCATGGGTCAGTTCCACCCACACGGTGACTCAGCAATTTATGACGCACTCGTGCGTCTGGTTCAGCCGTGGTCACTGCGCTACCCACTGGCTCTTGGTCAGGGAAACTTCGGTTCTGCCGGCAACGACTCCGCTGCTGCTCCTCGTTACACCGAAACCAAGATGGCGCCGTTGGCGCTGGAAATGGTTCGGGACATCGACGAAGAAACCGTCGACTTCCAGGACAACTACGACGGCCGCACCCAAGAGCCTTCGATTCTTCCTTCCCGCTTCCCCAACCTGTTGGTTAACGGCTCGGTCGGTATTGCTGTGGGTATGGCCACCAACATTCCTCCCCACAACCTGCGCGAAGTAGCCGAGGGTGCACTGTGGGCTCTAGCTAACCCCGATGCAACCCGTGAAGAACTTCTAGAAGCGCTCATTGCTCGCATCAAGGGACCTGACTTCCCAACCGGAGCCCAGATTTTGGGCGTCAAGGGAATCCAGGACGCTTACCGCACAGGACGTGGATCCATCACGATGCGTGCCGTCGTGAACGTGGAAGAACTACAGGGCCGCACCTGTCTGGTCGTCACCGAACTTCCCTACCAGGTCAACCCCGACAACCTTGCCATCAAGATTGCTGAGCTTGTCAAAGACGGCAAGATCACCGGTATCGCAGATATCCGTGATGAGACCTCGGGTCGTACCGGTCAGCGCCTGGTTATCGTTCTTAAGCGTGATGCGGTAGCGAAGGTTGTTCTCAACAACCTCTACAAGCAGACACAGTTGCAGGAAAACTTTGGCGCGAACATGCTCGCCATCGTGGATGGCATTCCTCGTACCCTCTCTATCGATGGTTTCATCTCCAACTGGGTCGAGCACCAAATTGATGTCATTGTTCGTCGCACGCAGTTCCGACTGCGTAAGGCAGAAGAGCGCATGCACATCCTCAAGGGATACCTTGCAGCATTGGATGCTCTCGATGAAGTGATTGCACTGATTCGCAAGAGCCCCACAGTTGAAGATGCGCGTGATGGACTGATGTCCTTCCTCAAGATTGATGAGCTGCAAGCTCGCGCAATCTTGGAAATGCAGCTTCGTCGTCTGGCAGCCCTCGAACGCCAGAAGATCATTGATGAAGCCACTGAGCTCGAAGCACAAATCAAAGAATTCAACGCAATTCTGGCCAGCCCAGCCCGTCAGCGTGAAATTGTGTCTGAAGAACTCACCGACATTGTTGCCCGCTATGGCGATGACCGCCGTTCAGAAATCATGCCTGGTTTCGATGGCGACATGAATGTGGAAGACCTCATTCCTGAAGAGGAAATGGTCATCACCGTGACCCGTGGTGGTTACGTCAAGCGCACTCGCAGCGACAACTACCGTAGTCAGCACCGCGGCGGTCGAGGTGTGAAGGGCGCGCAGCTTCGCGCAGATGACGTCGTAGAGCACTTCTTCGTGACCACAACCCACCACTGGTTGTTGTTCTTCACCAACACCGGACGCGTATACCGCGCCAAGGCTTACGAAGTTCAAGAAGCAGGCCGCGACGCTAAGGGTCAGCACATTGCTAACTTGCTTGCACTGGGACCAGATGAGCAAGTCACTCAGATTCTGGACATTCGCGACTACCAAGCAGCTAAGTATTTAGCCTTGGCAACGCGCGATGGTTTGATCAAGAAGACGGCGCTGACCGAATACGACACCAACCGCACCGGTGGAATCATTGCTATCAAGCTGCGCGAAGGAGACGAACTTGTCTCGGCACTCCTACTTGAAGAAGACTCCGATGTTCTACTCGTCTCGCGCAAGGGTATGAGCATCCGCTTCACCGCAACCGATGAGGCACTGCGCCCCATGGGACGCTCAACCTCGGGTGTGACCGGCATGAAGTTCCGCGGCGGAGACAGCCTGTTGTCTGCATCGTTGGTATCTGACTCCGGATTCGTTTTTGTGGTGACCGAAGGTGGCTACGCCAAGCGAACTGACGCAGACCAATACCGCACACAAAACCGTGGTGGTCTAGGAATCAAGGTTGCCAAGCTCAGCGAAGACCGCGGAGACTTGGTCGGATCACTCATTGTGGGTGAAGATGATGAGGTTCTTGTCGTTCTTGAATCGGGCAAGGTTGTTCGTTCCGCAGTGAACGAAGTTCCTGCCAAGGGCCGTGACACCATGGGTGTTGTATTTGCCCGATTTGAAGAAGGCGACAAGATTCTTGCCGTCGCACGCAATTCAGA
Coding sequences:
- the dnaN gene encoding DNA polymerase III subunit beta, with the translated sequence MKFQVNRDVLSEAVSFAVKMLPARTTLPILSGVLIEATSEGLVFSSFDYEVSTQTKVAATVETPGRVLVSGRLLAEIANRLPNAPVTFESVESRIQVSCGSANFTLLSMPVEEYPTIPQVEGETGVLPAEEFSSAVAQVAVAASRDDVTPVITGVQLEITGNSLSLVATDRYRVAIRDIPWESTGTVSELTALVPARTMQEIGKTFGHSGNISISITNKDDRELIAFTADNKTVTSLLIKGNFPPVKRLFPEKVENYAVVNTADLIEATRRVKLVVEREAALRFTFANNSLTLEAIGGEQAQASETIDAVISGPEVVVSLKPDFLLDGLGAVHSEFTRIGFTSVENPAKPGPVLITSQTSKDTPSEDAYRYLLQPNLLLR
- the recF gene encoding DNA replication/repair protein RecF; protein product: MHVSSLSLRDFRNYATADIEPSVGSVVLVGSNGQGKTNIVEAINFLATLGSHRTSIDSALIRQGSDAAIVRVNLAHDGRTILLEAQLNRNGANKAQVNRANAKLRDFPRYISTVIFAPEDLMLIRGEPSGRRKFMDDLIIQRTPRSAGVVSDYDRVLKQRNTLLKTAKVKDVEAGNLGTLDIWDERLVSLGTEIMSERRRLLADLSSPLTEAYHAIAGAEHEVSLEIKPSITGADSAEEYFAAFTKSLETGRIQEIERGITLVGPHRDDVEFTLNGLPAKGYASHGETWSYALSLKLAAARLLRSESVLGDPILILDDVFAELDSARRQRLAEAVADFEQTFITAAVAEDVPEALMTQVFHVQRGTIQAHTGDLA
- a CDS encoding DciA family protein, which produces MSSEANGPGAADAAGPEETESMALYARLKSQATGTPRAQLSRDAKARRRNAQEHASEMPFSPGRDPKGLDDVLANLTQELGWKAPLAQSDVLTDWPEIVGPDIAARTKVLGITDSTLSVLCESTAWATQLRLMSSEVLTKVINSHPESGITAIRFQGPNAPSWKRGPKSIPGRGPRDTYG
- the gyrB gene encoding DNA topoisomerase (ATP-hydrolyzing) subunit B, producing MSEESEKPAPDGEYGASNIQVLEGLEAVRKRPGMYIGSTGPRGLHHLVYEIVDNSVDEALAGYCDDIKVFMRKDGSIRVIDNGRGIPVDTHPTEGKSTVEVVLTVLHAGGKFGGGGYAVSGGLHGVGSSVVNALSSHLEVEVKRQGFSYTQSYNIGVPEAPLAKQGPTDETGTTITFWPSADIFETVEFDYETLRARFQQMAFLNKGLRITLIDENQEDGEGNPLTVSYMFENGLMDYVQYLNTIKKNDIVHDEIIYFESEDAEKKISCEIAMQWTTAYSESVHTYANTINTHEGGTHEEGFRAAMTTLVNKYAREKGILKEKDENLSGDDVREGLTAVVSIKLGEPQFEGQTKTKLGNTEAKAFVQRITGDFLGDWFERNPNQAKEIIRKALQAATARMAARKARETARRKGLLEGGGMPGKLKDCASKDPSISEIFMVEGDSAGGSAVQGRNPETQAILPLRGKILNVEKARLDKALANNEVQAMITAFGAGIGEDFNPEKARYHKIVLMADADVDGQHITTLLLTLLFRYMKPLIELGYVYLAQPPLYRLKWSNADHEYVYSDEQRDRQLEAGLAAGKKIPKDNGIQRYKGLGEMDYRELWDTTMNPETRTLLQVTLDDAVAADEIFSTLMGEDVESRRNFIQKNAKDVRFLDI
- the gyrA gene encoding DNA gyrase subunit A, whose amino-acid sequence is MTSNDNLVTTDENGENRIQQVDLQLEMQRSYLDYAMSVIVGRALPDVRDGLKPVHRRVIYAMYDGGYRPDKAFSKCARVVGDVMGQFHPHGDSAIYDALVRLVQPWSLRYPLALGQGNFGSAGNDSAAAPRYTETKMAPLALEMVRDIDEETVDFQDNYDGRTQEPSILPSRFPNLLVNGSVGIAVGMATNIPPHNLREVAEGALWALANPDATREELLEALIARIKGPDFPTGAQILGVKGIQDAYRTGRGSITMRAVVNVEELQGRTCLVVTELPYQVNPDNLAIKIAELVKDGKITGIADIRDETSGRTGQRLVIVLKRDAVAKVVLNNLYKQTQLQENFGANMLAIVDGIPRTLSIDGFISNWVEHQIDVIVRRTQFRLRKAEERMHILKGYLAALDALDEVIALIRKSPTVEDARDGLMSFLKIDELQARAILEMQLRRLAALERQKIIDEATELEAQIKEFNAILASPARQREIVSEELTDIVARYGDDRRSEIMPGFDGDMNVEDLIPEEEMVITVTRGGYVKRTRSDNYRSQHRGGRGVKGAQLRADDVVEHFFVTTTHHWLLFFTNTGRVYRAKAYEVQEAGRDAKGQHIANLLALGPDEQVTQILDIRDYQAAKYLALATRDGLIKKTALTEYDTNRTGGIIAIKLREGDELVSALLLEEDSDVLLVSRKGMSIRFTATDEALRPMGRSTSGVTGMKFRGGDSLLSASLVSDSGFVFVVTEGGYAKRTDADQYRTQNRGGLGIKVAKLSEDRGDLVGSLIVGEDDEVLVVLESGKVVRSAVNEVPAKGRDTMGVVFARFEEGDKILAVARNSERNLDSAEEQNEEEVTSGDAVVEEAPNE